In Phacochoerus africanus isolate WHEZ1 chromosome 2, ROS_Pafr_v1, whole genome shotgun sequence, one DNA window encodes the following:
- the LOC125115707 gene encoding 60S ribosomal protein L32-like: protein MAALRPLMKPRIIKKRTKKFIRHQSDRCVKIKRNWQKPRGIDNRVWRKFKGQILMPNIGYGSNKKTKHILPSGFRKFLVHNVKELKVLLICNKSYCAEISHNVSSKNRKAIVERAAQLAIRVTNPNTRLRSEENE from the coding sequence ATGGCTGCTCTCAGACCCCTCATGAAGCCCAGGATCATCAAAAAGAGGACCAAGAAGTTCATCCGGCACCAGTCAGACCGATGTGTCAAAATTAAGCGGAACTGGCAGAAACCCAGAGGCATTGAcaacagggtgtggagaaagttCAAGGGCCAGATCTTGATGCCCAACATTGGTTATGGgagcaacaagaaaacaaagcataTTCTGCCCAGTGGCTTCCGGAAGTTTCTGGTACACAATGTAAAGGAGCTTAAAGTGCTGCTAATATGCAACAAATCTTACTGTGCTGAGATTTCTCACAACGTCTCTTCCAAGAACCGCAAAGCCATTGTGGAGAGAGCAGCCCAACTGGCCATCAGGGTCACCAATCCCAACACCAGGCTGCGCAGCGAAGAAAATGAATag